Within the Echinicola sp. 20G genome, the region TCTTCCCATGGATCCATCTGAATAAAGAAAGTACCACTGTTTGGCTTAAATGAGAAGTTAATAGCATTCAATCCACCAATCCCAGTTACATTCCTGATACCATCTGTTGAGGTAATCATCCCCACCATTTCATCCATAATCGCTCTGGTCCTAGAAGTGGAAGCACTTTCTGGTAGCTCCAAGGAAATAAACAACCTACCTTCATCTTCAGTAGGCAAGAATCCAGTTGGTTTGGCCTGGAACAAGCCAAAAGTCCCTGCATATAAACAAGCCAATAAGATCAACACCAATGGGGTTGCTTTAATGCTTTTCTTTACCCCATTTCCATAGGAAGAAGTCACCTTGGCAAACCACGTATTGAATTTATAAAAGAACTTGTTGATGCCTTTGGAGTTTTCATCTATCTCCATTGGCTTTAACAATAAGCTACATAAAGCGGGAGTCAAGGTCAAAGCCACAAATGCAGAAAGCAATACTGAAATCGCAATGGTAATCGCGAATTGTTGATACATTCTACCCACAATTCCTGGAATAAAGCCCACTGGAATAAATACCGCCGCCAAAATCAAAGCAATGGCAATAACTGGTGCAGTAATGTCCTTCATGGCTTTCATGGTTGCCTCCTTTGCTGAAATCCGCTCCGAGTCTATGTAATGCTGGGCAGCTTCCACCACCACAATCGCATCATCCACCACAATACCGATCGCCAGCACAAATCCAAACATTGTCAAGGTATTGACCGTGAAACCTAAAGGAATAAAGAACACAAATGTCCCTACAATTGAAACAGGGATAGCTAAAATCGGAATGATGGTAGCTCTCCAGTTTTGAAGGAACAGGAAGACTACAATAATCACCAGAATCAAGGCTTCTACCAAGGTATGGAGCACCTCATCAATGGATACCTGAACCACAGAAACTGATTCAAAAGGCACTACATAATCCATATCCGCAGGGAAGGAAGCTTTCATTTCATCCAAAGCCGCATAAATTCCTTCCGCTGTTTCAAGCGCATTACTGCCTGGTGCTTGATAAACCAGTAGAATAGCTGCGGGCTCGCCATTTACTGTTGAAAATCTACCATAATCAAATTCACCAAACTCAATCCTAGCAATGTCTTTCAAATAAACCAATGATCCATCATTTGGATTGGTTCTTACAACAATATCTTCAAACTCTTCCTGTCTCTCCAGCTTTCCATTTACAGTGATCGCGTATTCGAAAGTCTGGGAACTCAATTGAGGCATCCCACCTACGGTACCAGCCGCCACCTGAAGGTTCTGCTCTTGGATAGCAGCAGTGACTTCTGCCGTGGAGATATTGTATTGCGCTAATTTATCTGGCTTGAGCCAGACCCGCATACTAAAATCCTGCCCAATTGCATTGATATCTCCTACACCTTTCACCCTTAAAAGGGCATCTTTCACAAAGATATTGGTATAATTGGACAAGAACTTGGTATCGTGGGTACCATTGGGTGAGTACATACTTATCACCATCATGATACTTGGATTTCTTTTCCTAACGGTCACTCCAAGCCTTTTTACTGCTTCAGGCAACCTAGGCTCAGCAATACTCACCCTGTTTTGAACATCAAGCGTGGCTATGTCAATGTCAGTCCCAACATCAAAAGTAACGTTCATGTTCATTTGGCCTGTACTCGTATTGGTACTACTGATATAAGCCATTCCAGGAGTACCATTCACCTGTGTTTCTATGGGTGTGGCTACTGTTTGCTCTACAGTCTGAGCATCCGCTCCTGTATAATTGGCCGAAACAGACACCACAGGAGGTGTAATATCCGGGTATTGCGTTACCGGTAGATTGACGATAGCGATGGCTCCTACTAACAAAATAACTATAGAGATCACCATCGCCGTCACCGGGCGTTTAATAAAAACTTCTGATATCATAAAATTTCTACTTTGAGAGTTTACTTGCTTTGCTGGGCCGGAGCTTCTGTACTTACTTTTGCCCCTTCGCGGAGCTTCTGAATTCCCTCAACCACAATTTTCTGTCCTGGTTTCAAGCCTTCTCTTACCACAATGTCAGCTCCCGCTTTTGACCCTAAAACAATATTTTGTTGATGAACAGTATTCTCATTGTCAATCACGTAGACAAAATACTCTCCCATTTGCTCAGTGACAGATTTAAAAGGAATGGTCACTTGTTCTCCAATATCTTGGTTAAGCACTTGAAGGTTCACAGTCATTCCAGGAACCAGCTCTTTCTCCGGATTTGGAAACTCAACACGCAAATTGATGGTGCCCGATTGCCTTCCTACTGCCCTATCTATTGTTGTCAGCATTCCATGATGTCCATAAACATCGTTTTTATTGAACCTGATGGTAAAAGTGGAATCTGGAAGGTTTTCATCTTTCATCATTTTACTGAATCTTCTGATGCTCTTTTCATTGATAACAAAATCCACCAACACAGGGTCATCTGATGAAAGAGAGTTCAAAAGAGTCTGGCCCGCAGAAACCTGAGCCCCAAGTCTCACTTGTGAAATTCCAACAGTGCCTGCAAAGGGAGCTGTAATTACTGAATAATTGTAATCTGTCTCTGTACTTTTCACTTGTGCCTCTGCTGAAGCAACCTGAGATTCTGCAGTTAGAATATCAGCCTTTGCATAATCCAACTGTTGCTTGGCAATGGCCTCTTTCGCGTCAAGGGCTTCATACCGCTCCAAATCTCTCTTTACCCTAACAAGGTTGGCCTTCGCACTTTTTAAATTGGCTTTGGCCTGTTCATAAGCCGCTTGGTATTTACTTCTGTCGATTTCATACAGTTTCTGTCCCTTGTTTACTTCTTGTCCATCCTTGATAAAGATTTTATTAATGTATCCGCTCACCTGAGGACGAATTTCAATTTCGTTTAATGGAACCACCGTACCAGGATAAACATCCAGTCCCGTTACATGTTCGCTTTTTACTGTTGTTGCCTTAACCGCAACAGCTCCTGGCTGGCGGCTAGCCTGAGTATTGGCCTCTGATCCACAAGAACTCACAAACCCTGCGATACCGGCCGTTAAAACTGCGTATAAAAACTTTTTCATTTCCCGCTTAATTAAATTCCAATTAGTTATTTCCTATATTTCCCAAAGCCCTGTCAAGATCTATCTTGCTGGACAGTAAATTGAACATGGCATTGTAATGATTCAACTGGGCCGTTCTCAATTCAGTCTCCGCCACAATTAGCTCCACATAAGCTTTGATCCCTTCATCGTATTGTAGCTTAATGATGTCATAGACTTCTTGCGCCAGGTCCATATTGGTTTTGATCGTTCTCCACTCATAGAGGTTACTTTTATAGGTGGATAGTGCTGTCTGATATTCCGTATTGATCTGCTTTTCAAGATTAGTTTTCTCCACAAAAACTTTTTCCTGCTGTAGCTCAGCAATTCTTATATCCTGGTGTCTTTTCCCTCCCTGAAAAATAGGCAATGACAAGGTCAACCCGATGGCTGATGTAGGGTAGCTCTGATCATACAGTTGAGAAAAAGAGTTATTGAAATACAACCAGTTATAATTGTAATTGGCCGATAAAGTGGGTAAATAAGCCCACTTCTGATAACCTGTATTCATTTGTGCCAAATTTTCTTCAGTCATGATCTGTTGGTACTCAATCCTATTTTCTGGAAGTAGGTTTTGAGTGGTATCCATAAGAGCCTCCTGCTGCATTTTCTCATAGCTGTAGCTTAAAGCAATATCTAAATCAAGCGGGTATCCCATCAATTGTTTCAGATACGCTTTTTTAGCTTGTACACTTTCTTGCGCTCTTTTTTGATCACTCTTCACATTGGAAAGTGTGATCAAGGCTCTCTGATAATCCGTCTTGTCCACCAAACCAGATTCAAACCTGCTTCTGGCATCATTGTACTGCTTTTGCTGTCTCACCAAATTCTCCTTCAAGATTTTTAATTGTTCATAGGTAAGGAGAATATCGTAATAGGCCTTGCTCACATCTACCACAGTGGCGATTTCGGTATTTTTTGCATTCTGCTCATACTGGTCCTTGACATACTTGGAGGTCCTGCCAGCAAAAATCTGATCCCTATTGACCAAATTCTGATCCACCTGGAACTGTATTCCGGAATTGTACCGTTGCCCGAAGGTGATCAACTCCCCTCCAATGGGCTGCTGCTGCAATTTGATGTTTCTGGTACCAGAAGCACTGGCCGATATCTGTGGGAACCATCCGGACAAGCTGGACTTTATCTCCCTATCTCCAATCTCCTGGTCTAATAAGGCCTGTTGCATGTTAGGCCCATTTTTTAATGCATACTGAATGCATTGCTCTAGTGTCAGCGCAGGTTGGCTACCGTCACCCATGACATCTTGACTAAAGACGGCATGTGGCAAAAAGAAACTTCCTGCTAGCACCCACAAGAGCACATAATTACTCATTCTCATAAAATTGAAACTTGAAAACACTTAAAATAAAGATTATACAAAACTGAAAACCTGCACTTTGACTGTATCGTCTAAATGATTTATCGAGGGATTTTGGGCATTATTCTTGTTTACTCGTCTTGTTTTTTAATTCCGTCCCAAACCATATTGGCGATTACTCCTAACTTGAGTTGGTCCTTATTGACCTTTTTTGAATGATAATAATTGACTTTTACTGATGAAATAATACTTCCATGAACCATAATGGCCAAAATCTCAGGTCTCACACCACTTCTCAGCTCTCCACTTCTTATTCCATCCTCAAAAAAGCTTCTCAACCATAGATGCCATTTATTGTCCGAAGTTTGGATTTCTTCTGTATAAAACGGAGAATTTAAAAACTGATCGATAAACCGTTGAACAGACTTTTCTTGTAAATAAAAAGCCTTCATGGCATGCCAAAAATTCATAAACCTCGTCTTAAAATCCATTGAAGGATCATCATTTTCATTTGCTACATCAATAAGCTTTTGAATCACATAATGGTAAAGCTCCATGATCAAGTCATCTTTATTTTCAAAATGATGATAAATCGTTCCAGCTGCCACATTTGAATTTTTTGCCACCATGCTCATAGGGCATCCATGAAAGCCATGGTCACGAATAAGGTCCAGCGTGGCAGAAAATATCTGTTCTTTTTTATTCATTCTTTTTATTCCCTAAAACCGAATGAACATTCAATCGTTAAAATCAAAAATTAGTTCCATCACAAGGGATTTTTTATTTACAAAAGCAGAACTTGAGAAAGTAACTTTAAGAACAATAAATTAGTTCAATCAAAAATCCAAAAAATTCAATTTATAAACACTTCAATAAACACAAGAAAAATAAAAAATATTTTATCACAAAATAACAAAACAATCCCAATGCATAAACATAAAAAGCTTCTTAAAAAATCAAGCATAACCAAAACCACTTAGTAAAAATTCCAAGTTTAAAATTATTGCTTCAAACGCTTATAATCTTTTACCCAGCAGTTATAAAAAATCTTATTTTTGAGAAATCAGCTCTTCACTTTTTGCTCAAATATAGGAAGCAAGCCAGTCAAATCTTTCACAACCTGATCCGGTTCTATCCCCCATGGGTCCAAAACAATTTCAGGGGAACGTTGTACCCAAATCACCTTTAGCCCAACATTTTTCGCACCTATAATGTCAAATGAATTTCCGGAAATAAACCAGGTAAACTGATGACCAGTATGGTTATGTCTAAGAAAACTTTCATATACGGCCGGATCAGGCTTAAAAGTCTTTGTTCCTTCCACACTATATATATTGTCAAATAAAGGCGCCAAACCTGCATTTTTTAGCAGTAGTCTCACTTCATTTTGTGGGCCATTGGAAAAAGCGAATAAACGAAACTGACGATCTTTTAATGATTCCAAAGCCCTTTTTACTTCTGGAAAAGCAGGCAATCTTTTGCTATAATCCAATATTCCCTCTTTTTGCTTAGTGCTAAGGTTAACCTTGTGGTGCAAACATGAAAAGTCAAGCGCTTGCTTGGAACAAACCGAAAAATCCACATCGTTTTCCATCAACCTCCTTCTAAAGGCATACTCTCTCTGTTTATACTTCCAAGTTTGAAGCATATCAAAGGCTATCTCTCCTACAGCATCTTCCAATGGTTCCAAAATCTTGGAAGCGTCCACTAAAGTCCCATGCACATCAAACGCTAGTGAGATTTTCATACCTTAAAGAATTAAAAGTTAAAGAAATTTCAGGTCAGATATCATTTAACTAAAAATAAGGCTTTTCACAAAAAATCTAAGATTTGTTTTAATAAATCTCACCTCTTACCATACAGATTTCAAATGCATAAATCATCCACACTGTAACTTAAATAGTTACAGGAGTATGTTATGTTAAAATAGGTTATTATTTTGGTTATAAAGTAATATTTTTTCGATACTGTTTCGATTTAGTCAATGGTTATCATTGGTGTTTCAAAATTGGTATAATCTATACACTTGATCATTTTTATCAAAGTATCTGCAAATTCCTGCTTACATATTGAAATACCAAATCTAAAAACCTCATGTTCTATGGGCTGAATTCTTCTTTCGTCAAATAATCTTGACAGGTCACTTTTATACTTAGCCCTTACTACAAGATGATCTATGTCGGCATTACTATTGACAACCGAAATAAATCCATTGGTGGATGTAATTAACATATTAGTCCAATTTAAATAAATAATTAGGGTTAAACTCTCGGTTATTGGGCAAAGACATTCAAAATTAAACAACCAGTTTCTTTTTTATTAACTGATACATTTCACTTTTACAAAATTCCTAACTCAGTGCAGTTTTTATTGTTATTATTTAATCAACTGTATCTTTTTTATACAGAACTTATATTTATTTAAATGTAATGATTGTATTCAAGAAAACCAAAGGCAGTACAAAGGCATAACAATCTTTTTATCAACAACTTATCCACATAAATTGTAGTTTTCAACATTACTTAAAAAATTTTAGATTAAAAAAAATACCCGAATAACAGTATTTTCATTTACAATAAAAAGCATTTAAAACCCACAATAACGCATCAATAAGATCCGTAAGTTCATAAAGCAGTACCTACCTAAAGTAAATTTACCCATTTAAAAAAAAGTGAATTTTAATATAAATTTAACAGTTAATTAGCGTCAAGCCACTGGTCTTGGAAAAGGCAAATATGGTAGTGGCTTTAATTAACAAATAATCTTAAAATTACCTTTAAGCTAGAATTAAATGTCACAATTTTCATTTGAAAATCATTTGCAAAAAATAAAAAGGTCCAGAAAACATCCCTGAACCTTTTTTCACCAAGTTTGACATATTAAAAAATCAACGAAAAGAATCTTTGTAAGCTTTTAAAATTTTCAAGACCGTTTTATCCTTTATTTTCTTTTCAAAAAAACCATGGTTAATCTGGTCAATATCAATTATATCAAGTAAAATATTCCATAAACTTTTTCTGTCAAGTTTTTTAAAGTAAGTTTCTCCTTGACTTATCTTATCCTCGCTAAACTTCCTCTCCCGAAAACAAAAACCACTTCTAGTTTTCAGCTGAGCCTTTATAGCATGTGCCATTTCATAAAAGTCATAATAGTGGTAAGCTGCTTCTCTAGTCAATTCTTTCCCTACAATCCGTTCAACCCTTTCAAATTCCTTCTCCATCGATGGCATGAAATCTAAAACTCCCCTCTCTCCACCTATTTGGTTATTAAAAATCATCGCTTCTTCAGAAGCTAATTGACTTTGCCCCATGTTCATACTGCTCTCAATTGAAATGAAACATATTAAAACAATTCTTACAACACTTCAGCCTTTAATCCTTTTGACATTTGCTGTTTGTCTATGGCTCTAAGATCAGGAATAATTTTTAAACACACAAGCTTTTTGAATTTTTTTATATAGAAAAATGCTTTTTAAATATATTTTTAAATCTTTCATATAAATTCTTTACTTAATCCTAACTTTTAAAATTCTTCCTATTCCCAAGTCAATTTATAAAAAAGCAAAACTATAAAGAGACAGTTTCAGATTGGCCTTATACCATTTATTTAAAGAAAAGAAGGCTAAAAAAAATTATTTAGGTGATCCAAAGTCATTTAATTATATTGGAATTTCATCTCAAATTAACCAACCTAATCAAACTATGACCTATAAACCTTCTCCTCAACGATATGACAATATGACTTATAGACGTTGTGGAAAAAGTGGCTTGAAGTTGCCCGCTTTGTCTCTGGGCCTTTGGCATAACTTCGGCCATGTAGATGTATTGGA harbors:
- a CDS encoding efflux RND transporter permease subunit, whose translation is MISEVFIKRPVTAMVISIVILLVGAIAIVNLPVTQYPDITPPVVSVSANYTGADAQTVEQTVATPIETQVNGTPGMAYISSTNTSTGQMNMNVTFDVGTDIDIATLDVQNRVSIAEPRLPEAVKRLGVTVRKRNPSIMMVISMYSPNGTHDTKFLSNYTNIFVKDALLRVKGVGDINAIGQDFSMRVWLKPDKLAQYNISTAEVTAAIQEQNLQVAAGTVGGMPQLSSQTFEYAITVNGKLERQEEFEDIVVRTNPNDGSLVYLKDIARIEFGEFDYGRFSTVNGEPAAILLVYQAPGSNALETAEGIYAALDEMKASFPADMDYVVPFESVSVVQVSIDEVLHTLVEALILVIIVVFLFLQNWRATIIPILAIPVSIVGTFVFFIPLGFTVNTLTMFGFVLAIGIVVDDAIVVVEAAQHYIDSERISAKEATMKAMKDITAPVIAIALILAAVFIPVGFIPGIVGRMYQQFAITIAISVLLSAFVALTLTPALCSLLLKPMEIDENSKGINKFFYKFNTWFAKVTSSYGNGVKKSIKATPLVLILLACLYAGTFGLFQAKPTGFLPTEDEGRLFISLELPESASTSRTRAIMDEMVGMITSTDGIRNVTGIGGLNAINFSFKPNSGTFFIQMDPWEERKDPSKQLYGLIGQLQQKFSAIKEANIVVVPPPAIPGLGQTGGFSFMLEQRAGGDIKEFEQVLGQFLGAANQRPEIAMAYSFFTAKTPGYHVTVDREKAKKLGVAVSDVFSTMSTYMGSSYVNDFTRYGRNFRVVAQADTAYRMDMTDLEQYYVMNRQGASVPMSALINYEVVENAPVINHYNLFRSTEVNGNAAVGYSSGQALAALEEVAAEVLPAGYGYDFSGLSREELASGNTTVLIFTLSIILVSLLLAALYESWSVPFSILLALPLGAFGAIVALTFLPKLDNNVYAQIGLVTLIGLAAKNAILIVEFAKERVDKGMPLLPATIEAVKLRLRPIVMTSLAFILGVVPLALSNGAGAVARQTIGWTVIGGMLAATFLAIFIVPVLYVVITKIAYGSKKLKELKSQYQPES
- a CDS encoding efflux RND transporter periplasmic adaptor subunit; protein product: MKKFLYAVLTAGIAGFVSSCGSEANTQASRQPGAVAVKATTVKSEHVTGLDVYPGTVVPLNEIEIRPQVSGYINKIFIKDGQEVNKGQKLYEIDRSKYQAAYEQAKANLKSAKANLVRVKRDLERYEALDAKEAIAKQQLDYAKADILTAESQVASAEAQVKSTETDYNYSVITAPFAGTVGISQVRLGAQVSAGQTLLNSLSSDDPVLVDFVINEKSIRRFSKMMKDENLPDSTFTIRFNKNDVYGHHGMLTTIDRAVGRQSGTINLRVEFPNPEKELVPGMTVNLQVLNQDIGEQVTIPFKSVTEQMGEYFVYVIDNENTVHQQNIVLGSKAGADIVVREGLKPGQKIVVEGIQKLREGAKVSTEAPAQQSK
- a CDS encoding TolC family protein; protein product: MRMSNYVLLWVLAGSFFLPHAVFSQDVMGDGSQPALTLEQCIQYALKNGPNMQQALLDQEIGDREIKSSLSGWFPQISASASGTRNIKLQQQPIGGELITFGQRYNSGIQFQVDQNLVNRDQIFAGRTSKYVKDQYEQNAKNTEIATVVDVSKAYYDILLTYEQLKILKENLVRQQKQYNDARSRFESGLVDKTDYQRALITLSNVKSDQKRAQESVQAKKAYLKQLMGYPLDLDIALSYSYEKMQQEALMDTTQNLLPENRIEYQQIMTEENLAQMNTGYQKWAYLPTLSANYNYNWLYFNNSFSQLYDQSYPTSAIGLTLSLPIFQGGKRHQDIRIAELQQEKVFVEKTNLEKQINTEYQTALSTYKSNLYEWRTIKTNMDLAQEVYDIIKLQYDEGIKAYVELIVAETELRTAQLNHYNAMFNLLSSKIDLDRALGNIGNN
- a CDS encoding TetR/AcrR family transcriptional regulator gives rise to the protein MNKKEQIFSATLDLIRDHGFHGCPMSMVAKNSNVAAGTIYHHFENKDDLIMELYHYVIQKLIDVANENDDPSMDFKTRFMNFWHAMKAFYLQEKSVQRFIDQFLNSPFYTEEIQTSDNKWHLWLRSFFEDGIRSGELRSGVRPEILAIMVHGSIISSVKVNYYHSKKVNKDQLKLGVIANMVWDGIKKQDE
- a CDS encoding haloacid dehalogenase type II — its product is MKISLAFDVHGTLVDASKILEPLEDAVGEIAFDMLQTWKYKQREYAFRRRLMENDVDFSVCSKQALDFSCLHHKVNLSTKQKEGILDYSKRLPAFPEVKRALESLKDRQFRLFAFSNGPQNEVRLLLKNAGLAPLFDNIYSVEGTKTFKPDPAVYESFLRHNHTGHQFTWFISGNSFDIIGAKNVGLKVIWVQRSPEIVLDPWGIEPDQVVKDLTGLLPIFEQKVKS